One Perognathus longimembris pacificus isolate PPM17 chromosome 2, ASM2315922v1, whole genome shotgun sequence DNA segment encodes these proteins:
- the Emx2 gene encoding homeobox protein EMX2 isoform X2: MFQPAPKRCFTIESLVAKDSPLPASRSEDPIRPAALSYANSSPINPFLNGFHSAAAAAAAAGRGVYSNPDLVFAEAVSHPPNPAVPVHPVPPPHALAAHPLPSSHSPHPLFASQQRDPSTFYPWLIHRYRYLGHRFQGKSMVSEPEDEVQKAEAGGRRLRFTTKEKRDAPH; the protein is encoded by the exons ATGTTCCAGCCGGCGCCCAAGCGCTGCTTCACCATCGAATCGCTGGTGGCCAAGGACAGTCCCCTGCCCGCCTCGCGCTCCGAGGACCCCATCCGTCCCGCGGCGCTCAGCTACGCCAACTCCAGCCCCATAAATCCGTTCCTCAACGGCTTCCactcggccgccgccgccgccgccgccgcgggcagGGGCGTCTACTCCAACCCGGACTTGGTGTTCGCCGAGGCGGTCTCGCACCCGCCCAACCCCGCCGTGCCCGTGCACCCGGTGCCGCCGCCGCACGCCCTGGCCGCCCACCCCTTGCCCTCCTCGCACTCGCCACACCCCCTCTTCGCCTCGCAGCAGCGCGACCCGTCCACCTTCTACCCCTGGCTCATCCACCGCTACCGGTATCTGGGTCATCGCTTCCAAG GTAAAAGTATGGTTTCAGAACCGGAGGACGAAGTTCAAAAGGCAGAAGCTGGAGGAAGAAGGCTCAGAttcacaacaaaagaaaaaagggacgCACCACATTAA
- the Emx2 gene encoding homeobox protein EMX2 isoform X1 has protein sequence MFQPAPKRCFTIESLVAKDSPLPASRSEDPIRPAALSYANSSPINPFLNGFHSAAAAAAAAGRGVYSNPDLVFAEAVSHPPNPAVPVHPVPPPHALAAHPLPSSHSPHPLFASQQRDPSTFYPWLIHRYRYLGHRFQGNDTSPESFLLHNALARKPKRIRTAFSPSQLLRLEHAFEKNHYVVGAERKQLAHSLSLTETQVKVWFQNRRTKFKRQKLEEEGSDSQQKKKGTHHINRWRIATKQASPEEIDVTSDD, from the exons ATGTTCCAGCCGGCGCCCAAGCGCTGCTTCACCATCGAATCGCTGGTGGCCAAGGACAGTCCCCTGCCCGCCTCGCGCTCCGAGGACCCCATCCGTCCCGCGGCGCTCAGCTACGCCAACTCCAGCCCCATAAATCCGTTCCTCAACGGCTTCCactcggccgccgccgccgccgccgccgcgggcagGGGCGTCTACTCCAACCCGGACTTGGTGTTCGCCGAGGCGGTCTCGCACCCGCCCAACCCCGCCGTGCCCGTGCACCCGGTGCCGCCGCCGCACGCCCTGGCCGCCCACCCCTTGCCCTCCTCGCACTCGCCACACCCCCTCTTCGCCTCGCAGCAGCGCGACCCGTCCACCTTCTACCCCTGGCTCATCCACCGCTACCGGTATCTGGGTCATCGCTTCCAAG ggaACGACACGAGTCCCGAGAGTTTCCTTTTGCACAACGCGCTGGCCCGAAAACCGAAGCGGATCCGCACCGCCTTCTCGCCGTCCCAGCTTCTCCGGCTGGAACACGCCTTCGAGAAGAACCACTACGTGGTGGGCGCCGAAAGGAAGCAGCTGGCGCACAGCCTCAGCCTTACGGAAACTCAG GTAAAAGTATGGTTTCAGAACCGGAGGACGAAGTTCAAAAGGCAGAAGCTGGAGGAAGAAGGCTCAGAttcacaacaaaagaaaaaagggacgCACCACATTAATCGGTGGAGAATTGCCACCAAGCAGGCGAGTCCGGAGGAAATAGACGTGACCTCAGATGATTAA